From Zerene cesonia ecotype Mississippi unplaced genomic scaffold, Zerene_cesonia_1.1 Zces_u003, whole genome shotgun sequence, a single genomic window includes:
- the LOC119838548 gene encoding multiple coagulation factor deficiency protein 2 homolog isoform X1 produces the protein MWRFLILSALFQITISQQYQQKVAPGVPPQNYQNYQPPPPPPSPQQQQYAPPPQQQYQQQVPVQQMPVQQQVPVQQVNVQPPHGHGHDPKLLNAANIAQERDHIQEHMEVPIDTSKMSEQELQFHYFKMHDADNNNKLDGCELIKSLIHWHAEQGHKQQPQQGQPPVGEKIFKDDELTNLIDPILNMDDHNRDGFIDYPEFVRAQQKNQREGQ, from the exons ATGTGGCGGTTTCTTATATTGTCGGcgttatttcaaataactatATCGCAGCAATATCAACAGAAAGTCGCTCCCGGTGTCCCGCCACAGAATTACCAG AACTATCAAccgccgcccccgcccccTTCGCCGCAACAG CAACAATATGCGCCGCCGCCCCAACAACAATACCAACAACAGGTCCCCGTGCAACAGATGCCCGTGCAACAACAGGTGCCCGTGCAGCAGGTTAACGTGCAACCACCTCACGGTCACGGGCACG ACCCCAAGTTGTTGAACGCTGCTAATATCGCACAAGAGAGGGA CCACATACAAGAGCACATGGAGGTGCCGATAGACACGTCGAAGATGTCGGAGCAGGAATTGCAATTCCACTATTTCAAAATGCACGACGCCGataacaacaacaaattgGATGGATGCGAGCTTATCAAGTCGTTGATACATTGGCATG CAGAACAAGGACATAAGCAGCAGCCGCAGCAAGGCCAGCCGCCGGTGGGCgagaaaatattcaaagacGACGAACTAACTAATCTAATCGACCCCATATTAAATATGGACGATCATAATCGAGACGGTTTCATAGACTATCCAGAGTTCGTTCGCGCGCAGCAAAAGAACCAGAGAGAAGGACAATAG
- the LOC119838542 gene encoding uncharacterized protein LOC119838542, translating into MEWFRSKRKYCLRCGRSPTVDPEVKLFRFPHPGTRNVVRCELWARYCFPNERCTTEFQKKLYMDHEMLCDRHFNKGSFVDFECTKLKRCAVPEEIESDNITLTHLPKKRLVEYRPMKVVDTTEMAVLTVSPETLTVSEELCTMEEQRNMYDLDYLIIQE; encoded by the exons ATGGAATGGTTTCGAAGCAAACGGAAATATTGTTTGCGGTGCGGGCGGTCACCTACTGTCGATCCAGAAGtcaaattatttagatttccTCATCCAGGCACGCGTAATGTGGTTCG GTGTGAATTATGGGCAAGGTACTGTTTCCCCAATGAGAGATGCACAACTGAATTTCAAAAAAAGCTGTATATGGACCATGAAATGCTGTGCGATAGACATTTTAATAAGGGGTCGTTTGTTGATTTCGAATGCACTAAGCTGAAGAGATGTGCTGTGCCCGAAGAAATTGAATCTGAT aatataacattaacaCACCTGCCGAAGAAACGGCTTGTTGAATACAGACCAATGAAGGTAGTTGACACAACAGAAATGGCGGTGCTGACCGTGAGCCCGGAAACTCTAACCGTGTCAGAGGAATTATGTACTATGGAAG
- the LOC119838548 gene encoding multiple coagulation factor deficiency protein 2 homolog isoform X2, which translates to MWRFLILSALFQITISQQYQQKVAPGVPPQNYQNYQPPPPPPSPQQQQYAPPPQQQYQQQVPVQQMPVQQQVPVQQVNVQPPHGHGHDPKLLNAANIAQERDHIQEHMEVPIDTSKMSEQELQFHYFKMHDADNNNKLDGCELIKSLIHWHEQGHKQQPQQGQPPVGEKIFKDDELTNLIDPILNMDDHNRDGFIDYPEFVRAQQKNQREGQ; encoded by the exons ATGTGGCGGTTTCTTATATTGTCGGcgttatttcaaataactatATCGCAGCAATATCAACAGAAAGTCGCTCCCGGTGTCCCGCCACAGAATTACCAG AACTATCAAccgccgcccccgcccccTTCGCCGCAACAG CAACAATATGCGCCGCCGCCCCAACAACAATACCAACAACAGGTCCCCGTGCAACAGATGCCCGTGCAACAACAGGTGCCCGTGCAGCAGGTTAACGTGCAACCACCTCACGGTCACGGGCACG ACCCCAAGTTGTTGAACGCTGCTAATATCGCACAAGAGAGGGA CCACATACAAGAGCACATGGAGGTGCCGATAGACACGTCGAAGATGTCGGAGCAGGAATTGCAATTCCACTATTTCAAAATGCACGACGCCGataacaacaacaaattgGATGGATGCGAGCTTATCAAGTCGTTGATACATTGGCATG AACAAGGACATAAGCAGCAGCCGCAGCAAGGCCAGCCGCCGGTGGGCgagaaaatattcaaagacGACGAACTAACTAATCTAATCGACCCCATATTAAATATGGACGATCATAATCGAGACGGTTTCATAGACTATCCAGAGTTCGTTCGCGCGCAGCAAAAGAACCAGAGAGAAGGACAATAG